A region of the Akkermansia muciniphila genome:
CATCCTGCCGGAAGAGGACACGGAGAATTTCTGCCGCACGGTGAACACCCTTTACAACCACGTTTACAATAAATAACGCCATATGAAAAAACATACGCACGAACGGAAGGTTCCCCTCCGCCTGCTGGCCGCCTCCGGCCTGCTTTTCTCTCTCCTGACGCCGGGTTATTCCCAGGGCGCTCCGGGAAAAGCCGCCAAGCCCAGCACCGTACTTGTTGAAAAAGCGACCGCCATTGACAGCGCGGTGAACAAGAAATACATCGGCCAGGTGGAGTCCATTGACCGGGTGACCGTACAGCCCCGCGTTTCCGGCAACATCGTCGCCACCCGCTTCCGGGAAGGAAAGGTGGTGAAGAAGGGAGACCTCCTTTTCGAGATAGAGGACACGCGCTACAAGGCGGCCGTGGAGGAAGCGGTAGCCAAGAAGGCTCAGCTGGAAGCCAAGCTGCTTTACGCGAAGAACAGCTTTGAACGCTACAACAGGCTGCTGGCCTCCAAGTCCGTCTCCATGGATACGGTGGAAAACGCCAAGAGCACCATGCACGCCCTGGAAGCGGAAATCCAGTCCGCGGACGCCGCCATCACGGTAGCGAAGGACGACCTCAATTACACCAAACTCACGGCTCCCATCACGGGCCGCACGGGCCGCGTCACTTTCTCCACGGGCAATTACATCACGCCCACCTCCGGTTCCCTGGTGACCATCACGGGCATTGACGAGGTGTACGTGAAGTTCCCCATCAGCGAACGCGATTTCCTTTCCCTGTTCGGCACCCAGGAGAAGATGAAGAAGGAGGCCCTCGTGTCCGTCAACCTCGCCAACGGCAAGGCGTACGACCAGCCGGGTAAAATTTTCATGACGGACAATACTGTCCAGCCGACCACGGACACCCTGAACGTCTGGGCCAGGTTTCCCAATCCGGAAGACGTGCTGACGCCCGGCGGCGTGGTCACGGTGAATCTTTCCAAGAAGAACGTGGACCGCTTCCCGGCGGCCAATATTTCCTCCGTGATGCACGATGCCTACAAGAGCTATGTTTATATAGTGAACGACCAGGGCGTGGTGGAGCGCCGCGACGTCACGCTGGGCAATACGGTCAATAATGAACAGTGCTTCAGCTCCGGCGTGAAGGAAGGGGAAGTCATCATCATTGACGGCATGCACAAGGTGCGTCCCGGCGCCAAGGTGAATCCGGTGTATTCCGCTCAAAACTGATCATCCCATGATTGCGGACCTGTTTATCAAACGCCCCAAATTCGCCATCGTCATCGCCATCCTGATGGTATTGGCGGGCGGCATCTGCCTGAACCAGCTGCCCATTGCGGAGTATCCGGAAATCGCCCCCACCAGCATCAACGTGCAGGCCACCTACACGGGGGCGAGCGCCCAGGTGGTGATGGAGACGCTGGCCTCCCCCATTGAGGAGGAACTCAACGGTCTGGAAAACCTGCTTTATTTCTCCTCCAAGTCTGACAACACCGGCGGTTATTCCCTTTCCCTGACGTTCAAGAGCGGCACGGATTCGGACATCAACATGGTGAACGTCCAGAATGCCTTGAAGCGGGTGGAATACAAACTGCCCAAGGAGGTGACGGACCAGGGCATCAAGATACGTAAGCGCTCCTCGGACATCCTGGGGTTCTTCGCCTTCCGGTCCACCAGCATGAGCTCCCTGGAGCTGAACAACTTCGTCAAGTCCAGGGTGAAGGATGAGATCGCCCGCGTGCCGGGCATCTCCGCCGTCAACCTGATGCCGGAAAAGAATTACAGCATGCGCATCTGGCTGGACGCCCTGCGCATGTCCGCCCTGAACATCACTCCGGATGACGTCTCCAACG
Encoded here:
- a CDS encoding efflux RND transporter periplasmic adaptor subunit encodes the protein MKKHTHERKVPLRLLAASGLLFSLLTPGYSQGAPGKAAKPSTVLVEKATAIDSAVNKKYIGQVESIDRVTVQPRVSGNIVATRFREGKVVKKGDLLFEIEDTRYKAAVEEAVAKKAQLEAKLLYAKNSFERYNRLLASKSVSMDTVENAKSTMHALEAEIQSADAAITVAKDDLNYTKLTAPITGRTGRVTFSTGNYITPTSGSLVTITGIDEVYVKFPISERDFLSLFGTQEKMKKEALVSVNLANGKAYDQPGKIFMTDNTVQPTTDTLNVWARFPNPEDVLTPGGVVTVNLSKKNVDRFPAANISSVMHDAYKSYVYIVNDQGVVERRDVTLGNTVNNEQCFSSGVKEGEVIIIDGMHKVRPGAKVNPVYSAQN